A portion of the Flavobacterium limnophilum genome contains these proteins:
- a CDS encoding alpha-L-fucosidase: protein MNRRNALKLGVSALAGLYLSPLLGQSRILETPAFKGTFEPTWDSLSKYQVPDWFRDAKFGMWAHWGPQCEPEAGDWYGRGMYQEDSRQYKFHLEKYGHPSKFGFKDVINVWKAENWNPEELVNLYKDSGAKYFMAMANHHDNLDLYDSKYQPNWNSTKVGPKKDIIAGWEKAARKAGLPFAVSVHAAHAWNWFDTSQGADKNGAFAGVPYDGKRTKTDGKGTWWEGMDPQDLYAQNHPLSVKSSNKSSVHSQWDWADGASIPSSAYSEKFHDRTIDLIDKYNPDMIYFDDTALPLWPVSDAGLRIAAHMYNKSLQKNKTVQAVITGKILNEQQRKAIVWDIEKGQSNNIEPLPWQTDTCIGNWHYDRGVYNNKRYKSAKTVIHTLIDVVSKNGNLMLNIPVRGDGSIDELEREIVKEIGVWMKLNSKSIYGTRPWKVFGEGPQQGSAGALTAQGFNEGKGKPYTAEDIRFAQKDKTLYATVMAWPENGTAIIKSLGSESPHHTDKIKQIRLVSTGEKLKFKQTEQGLEVYFPNQKPEASYANVLEII from the coding sequence ATGAACAGAAGAAATGCTTTAAAATTAGGCGTATCAGCGCTGGCCGGACTTTACTTATCTCCTTTATTGGGTCAGTCCCGTATTCTAGAAACTCCCGCTTTCAAAGGAACGTTTGAGCCTACTTGGGATTCTTTAAGTAAATATCAAGTACCAGATTGGTTTCGAGATGCCAAATTTGGAATGTGGGCACATTGGGGACCTCAATGCGAACCCGAAGCCGGAGATTGGTATGGCAGAGGAATGTATCAGGAAGATTCACGCCAATATAAATTTCATTTAGAAAAATACGGTCATCCTTCAAAATTTGGCTTTAAAGACGTCATCAATGTTTGGAAAGCCGAGAATTGGAATCCAGAAGAATTGGTGAATTTATACAAAGATTCGGGTGCCAAATATTTTATGGCCATGGCCAATCATCATGATAATCTGGATTTGTATGACAGCAAATACCAGCCTAACTGGAATTCGACCAAAGTAGGCCCCAAAAAAGACATTATAGCCGGATGGGAAAAAGCGGCCCGTAAAGCGGGATTGCCTTTTGCGGTAAGTGTTCACGCTGCCCACGCTTGGAATTGGTTTGATACTTCTCAAGGCGCTGATAAAAACGGCGCTTTTGCGGGAGTGCCTTATGATGGAAAACGGACTAAAACTGACGGAAAAGGAACTTGGTGGGAAGGTATGGATCCCCAAGATTTGTACGCACAAAATCACCCATTAAGTGTGAAATCTTCAAATAAGTCATCTGTTCACAGTCAATGGGATTGGGCAGATGGTGCTTCAATACCTTCCTCAGCCTATTCTGAAAAATTTCATGACAGAACAATTGATTTGATCGATAAATACAATCCCGACATGATTTATTTTGACGATACAGCATTGCCATTATGGCCTGTTAGCGATGCAGGTTTGCGAATAGCGGCACACATGTACAATAAAAGCCTCCAAAAAAACAAAACCGTTCAGGCAGTAATTACAGGCAAAATACTCAATGAACAGCAACGCAAAGCCATCGTTTGGGATATCGAAAAAGGACAAAGCAACAACATTGAACCTTTGCCTTGGCAAACAGATACTTGCATAGGAAATTGGCATTATGACCGTGGCGTATATAACAATAAACGCTACAAATCGGCCAAAACAGTGATTCATACTTTAATTGATGTGGTGAGCAAAAACGGAAATTTGATGCTCAATATTCCAGTTAGAGGAGACGGAAGCATCGACGAATTGGAACGCGAAATTGTGAAGGAAATAGGCGTTTGGATGAAACTAAACAGCAAAAGTATTTATGGCACCCGACCTTGGAAAGTATTTGGCGAAGGCCCACAACAAGGAAGTGCCGGAGCTTTAACCGCCCAAGGATTTAACGAAGGAAAAGGAAAACCCTATACAGCCGAAGACATCCGTTTTGCTCAAAAAGACAAAACGCTTTATGCCACTGTAATGGCTTGGCCAGAAAATGGTACTGCAATTATCAAGAGTTTAGGCAGTGAATCTCCTCATCATACTGACAAAATAAAACAAATCAGATTAGTAAGTACAGGCGAGAAACTGAAGTTCAAACAGACTGAACAAGGTCTTGAAGTGTATTTTCCAAATCAAAAGCCAGAAGCTTCCTATGCTAATGTTTTAGAGATTATTTAA
- a CDS encoding L-rhamnose mutarotase produces MVFKKLCYACDLVDNPELIEQYKSYHSKENAWPEITKSIKDSGIIDMEIYLLSNRLFMIMEVDETFTPERKQMMDAANPKVQEWEKLMWQFQQAPPGAKNGEKWLEMERIYKLE; encoded by the coding sequence ATGGTATTCAAAAAGCTATGTTATGCCTGCGATTTAGTTGATAATCCAGAGTTAATAGAACAGTACAAAAGCTATCATTCTAAAGAAAACGCTTGGCCCGAAATCACTAAAAGCATCAAAGATTCTGGAATTATTGATATGGAAATTTATTTACTTTCCAACCGATTGTTTATGATTATGGAAGTCGATGAAACTTTTACACCAGAACGCAAACAAATGATGGATGCCGCCAACCCAAAAGTTCAGGAATGGGAAAAATTAATGTGGCAATTTCAACAAGCGCCTCCAGGAGCCAAAAATGGTGAAAAATGGTTGGAAATGGAACGGATATATAAATTGGAATGA
- a CDS encoding glycoside hydrolase family 95 protein has translation MKSFLNRFLSLAFILLVTNITFAQASKENKCAVLGVILEGGLTNLQEAKGILGIQFKNLKSDNWSETALILEAFGNKGKQINQFKTDIDFSKLPEGYQFIPFEKQIDLAQAEFLRVTILSKSGKSLFTADFKNGSYKGIPNYSNWITHPKYGNGPGVMNPEKVPAGIDPAVVNTKNLNVNYLYDDSYQIGKQDNVLWYKTGAYDPNATIYDRDGKDWEEQALPIGNGYLGAMLFGMPGKDHIQFNEETFWAAGYRGVQEKVASDYINRKMGEGINGFMNSGKIFVDFNLPQNPEILNYYRDLDLNTAVSSVRYQYKKMNYKREYFASYPAQVIVLRYTADEAKALNFSVKPVSAHPGNIQVNNGIIAITGKLKDSEPYTGGGKATYNQTSDLEYCTKIKVIADDGETLDHYGNVEVKNATGVTIIITSATDYDPNAFSINADGKVNLEISQFKHKDGLQFAIQKAENRLSNTDGKTYEILKKEHIADYQPIFNRVSFDLGKKETSKAIPTNERVAAYAKVVKGIKAGESISYPKAEYDALDKNLESLFYQYARYLMIASSREKTLPSTLQGKWNQSVAEIWGSTYCININLEMNYWFAGGANLVDSGKALANWIESQIPAGSLTARNMYNINSSAYHLDKQKNIVFEPSKNEAVDGVFVMHTKQSINGQTDLTGSTNIQSPGNTAFLMYNVWDLFQRSQDKKWLAEQLYPILRKSANFYAAYLNSNKVKTDDLKQYPKGYFYTTGKGRSPEHGPYQTGVKYDLQLIAGLLDYTLEAAKILNIDVEKQQVWNELRNNIEKPVELGTDGQIKEWIQETKYNKDNNGKDLGDPHHRHISHLVGLYPGNLINPQTPEFQKGAQMVLQKRGDDATGWSIANKFLMWTQVQQGDKALELLRYQLAQRTYSNLFDFHAPFQIDGNFGAAAGIQELLLQSNNSDIYLLPALPSLWTEGTIKGIIAKNGTQIEMTWKNGTLETANIINLTGKTMYIHYAKAKKIQLDIDGKSMVLKASEGRFKLPNSYPGQTFVLKF, from the coding sequence ATGAAATCCTTTTTGAATCGTTTTCTAAGCTTAGCCTTTATCCTTCTTGTCACAAACATCACTTTCGCCCAAGCATCAAAAGAAAACAAATGTGCCGTTCTTGGAGTAATTTTAGAAGGCGGATTGACCAACTTGCAAGAAGCCAAAGGAATCCTGGGAATCCAATTTAAAAATCTAAAATCCGACAATTGGTCGGAAACTGCACTTATTCTTGAAGCTTTTGGCAACAAGGGAAAACAGATTAATCAATTCAAAACAGATATAGATTTCAGTAAACTTCCCGAAGGTTATCAATTTATTCCTTTTGAAAAACAAATAGATTTGGCTCAAGCCGAATTTTTACGTGTTACAATTCTATCAAAATCAGGAAAAAGCCTTTTCACGGCTGATTTCAAAAATGGAAGTTACAAAGGAATTCCAAACTATTCCAACTGGATTACGCATCCAAAATATGGAAATGGCCCAGGAGTTATGAACCCGGAAAAAGTTCCCGCCGGCATTGATCCTGCCGTTGTGAATACCAAAAATCTTAATGTAAATTATCTTTATGATGATTCGTATCAAATTGGGAAACAAGATAATGTATTGTGGTATAAAACCGGAGCTTATGACCCAAATGCAACTATTTATGACCGTGACGGAAAAGATTGGGAAGAACAAGCTTTGCCCATTGGCAACGGTTATTTGGGCGCAATGCTTTTTGGGATGCCCGGAAAAGATCATATCCAATTTAACGAAGAAACTTTTTGGGCTGCAGGTTATCGAGGTGTGCAGGAAAAAGTGGCTTCGGATTATATCAACCGAAAAATGGGCGAAGGCATAAACGGCTTCATGAATAGCGGGAAAATTTTTGTTGATTTTAATCTACCGCAAAATCCAGAAATTCTGAATTATTACAGAGATTTGGATTTGAATACCGCCGTTTCATCTGTTCGTTATCAATACAAAAAGATGAATTATAAAAGGGAATATTTCGCTAGTTATCCTGCCCAAGTCATAGTTTTGCGATATACCGCCGATGAAGCAAAAGCATTAAATTTCAGCGTAAAACCGGTATCGGCGCATCCCGGAAACATTCAAGTGAATAATGGAATTATTGCCATAACTGGCAAACTAAAAGACTCCGAGCCATATACCGGTGGCGGAAAAGCGACTTATAATCAAACGTCTGATTTAGAATATTGTACCAAAATAAAAGTGATTGCCGATGATGGAGAAACTTTAGACCATTATGGCAATGTTGAAGTTAAAAATGCAACGGGAGTAACCATAATTATTACATCTGCAACCGACTATGACCCGAATGCTTTTAGCATCAATGCTGATGGAAAAGTAAATTTAGAAATATCTCAATTCAAGCACAAAGACGGCTTACAATTTGCAATTCAAAAGGCGGAAAACCGACTTTCGAATACCGATGGAAAGACCTATGAAATATTAAAAAAAGAACACATCGCCGATTATCAGCCAATATTTAATCGCGTGAGTTTTGATTTGGGTAAAAAAGAAACTTCAAAAGCAATTCCTACTAATGAGCGAGTTGCGGCTTACGCCAAAGTGGTTAAAGGAATAAAAGCGGGCGAAAGCATTTCTTATCCAAAAGCGGAATATGATGCTTTAGATAAAAACTTGGAAAGTTTGTTTTACCAATATGCACGCTATTTGATGATTGCTTCTTCTCGTGAAAAGACCTTACCGTCGACTTTGCAAGGAAAATGGAATCAATCCGTTGCCGAGATTTGGGGATCGACTTATTGCATCAACATTAATTTAGAGATGAATTATTGGTTTGCTGGAGGCGCCAATCTTGTTGACAGTGGAAAAGCATTGGCAAACTGGATTGAATCGCAAATACCTGCGGGTTCGTTGACGGCTCGCAATATGTACAATATAAATTCTTCGGCTTATCATTTAGACAAACAAAAAAATATTGTTTTTGAACCTTCCAAAAATGAAGCGGTAGATGGTGTTTTCGTGATGCATACCAAACAATCCATCAACGGACAAACGGATTTAACGGGTTCGACAAATATTCAGTCGCCAGGAAATACCGCCTTTTTAATGTATAATGTCTGGGATCTTTTTCAGCGCAGTCAGGATAAAAAATGGTTGGCTGAACAATTGTATCCAATATTAAGAAAATCGGCCAATTTTTATGCCGCTTATCTCAACAGCAATAAGGTAAAAACGGACGATTTGAAACAATACCCGAAGGGCTATTTTTATACCACAGGAAAAGGAAGGTCGCCGGAACACGGCCCATATCAAACAGGCGTGAAATATGATTTGCAATTGATTGCAGGACTTTTGGATTATACTTTGGAAGCGGCAAAAATCTTGAATATTGATGTTGAAAAACAACAAGTTTGGAACGAATTAAGAAACAATATCGAAAAACCTGTTGAACTTGGAACCGACGGTCAAATTAAAGAATGGATACAAGAAACAAAGTATAATAAAGACAATAACGGAAAAGATTTGGGAGATCCGCATCACCGTCATATTTCGCATTTAGTGGGATTGTATCCCGGAAATTTAATCAACCCGCAAACTCCGGAATTTCAAAAAGGAGCGCAAATGGTGTTGCAAAAACGTGGTGATGACGCCACAGGTTGGTCTATTGCCAATAAGTTTTTGATGTGGACTCAAGTGCAGCAAGGCGACAAAGCTTTAGAATTATTGCGATATCAACTGGCACAACGTACCTATTCCAATTTATTTGATTTTCACGCACCTTTTCAAATAGATGGAAATTTTGGCGCAGCAGCTGGTATTCAAGAACTACTTTTGCAAAGCAATAATTCAGATATTTATCTTTTGCCTGCTTTACCATCGCTTTGGACAGAAGGAACCATCAAAGGAATTATTGCAAAAAATGGAACTCAAATCGAAATGACTTGGAAAAATGGAACATTAGAAACCGCCAACATTATAAATTTGACGGGAAAAACGATGTATATCCATTATGCTAAAGCCAAAAAAATACAATTGGATATTGATGGCAAATCTATGGTTTTGAAAGCGTCTGAAGGGCGTTTTAAACTCCCTAATAGTTATCCGGGACAAACCTTTGTTTTGAAATTTTAA
- a CDS encoding PorP/SprF family type IX secretion system membrane protein codes for MKKIAILSFLLLTVTSGYGQELNLPVFTQYLADNPFVISPTYAGIGDNLRIRANGLTQWVGIKDAPDNQSLYGDFRIADRSGVGFSFYNDKNGNTNQAGAKFSFAHHLILDYYSKQYLSFGMSYNVNTFSIDISNLSPTNPDYAITDDRKFSNNNFDVGFLYRRGDFYLSLNANNILNKDIDQFSGYKIEPNLLLNFQTYTGYVIKTNNYAEIEPSVYFQYFASDGRSSTDLNAKYRKYNNNNDYYWVGMSYRFLNDQVLKPLNLGPMAGFKKSVFYFGYSYQMTFNEMTAFNSGTHMITVGLDFLQGISDCPCTQSPIHD; via the coding sequence ATGAAAAAAATAGCAATACTGTCTTTTTTGCTCTTGACTGTAACTTCGGGTTACGGTCAAGAGTTAAATCTACCGGTTTTCACTCAATATTTAGCCGATAATCCCTTCGTGATTTCTCCCACTTATGCCGGAATTGGCGATAATCTTAGAATCAGGGCCAACGGACTAACCCAATGGGTAGGGATAAAAGACGCACCCGACAATCAATCCCTATATGGAGATTTTAGAATTGCCGATCGTTCCGGAGTTGGGTTTTCTTTCTACAATGACAAAAATGGAAATACCAATCAAGCGGGAGCCAAATTCTCTTTTGCCCATCATTTGATATTGGATTATTATTCCAAACAATATTTGTCGTTTGGTATGTCCTACAACGTCAACACTTTTAGTATCGACATCTCCAATTTAAGCCCCACCAATCCCGATTATGCCATTACAGACGACAGAAAATTTTCAAACAATAATTTTGATGTTGGATTTCTGTATCGCAGGGGTGATTTTTATTTGAGTTTGAATGCCAACAATATTTTGAATAAAGACATCGACCAATTTTCCGGATATAAAATTGAACCCAATTTGCTCCTCAATTTTCAAACTTATACAGGTTACGTGATTAAAACTAATAATTATGCCGAGATTGAGCCTTCGGTCTATTTTCAATACTTCGCCAGTGACGGACGTTCCAGCACCGATTTGAACGCCAAGTATCGAAAATACAACAATAACAACGATTACTATTGGGTAGGGATGTCTTATCGTTTTCTGAATGACCAGGTATTAAAGCCTTTAAATTTGGGACCAATGGCGGGCTTCAAGAAATCCGTTTTCTATTTTGGCTATTCTTACCAAATGACTTTCAATGAAATGACGGCCTTTAATTCCGGCACGCACATGATTACCGTTGGATTGGACTTCCTTCAAGGGATCAGTGATTGTCCTTGTACCCAAAGTCCGATTCACGATTAA